One part of the Sporosarcina ureae genome encodes these proteins:
- a CDS encoding HTH domain-containing protein, whose translation MKKVTHKELSEMFEVSVKTIQRDVDKLSMMGVPITCKQGNQGGIYIEESYKLTESFFTNEDLQTITIALSMYDSISSNRNKDQVMKKLALISPELIDLLETDANDYFVVDFAGEKIDMTESVYKKINHCLDEEVLLAITCGGEQILVAPISYVLRPEGLYLYAYDEDYLLIDISTIKKAQCTKIEFERTFIPYKENTQFIFK comes from the coding sequence GAGTGTCAAAACGATTCAGCGAGATGTGGATAAATTATCTATGATGGGCGTCCCTATAACGTGTAAGCAAGGAAATCAAGGTGGGATCTATATAGAAGAGAGCTATAAATTAACCGAAAGCTTCTTCACGAATGAAGACTTGCAAACGATCACTATTGCACTGTCAATGTACGATAGCATCTCTTCAAACCGCAATAAAGATCAGGTCATGAAAAAATTGGCTCTTATTTCACCGGAGTTGATTGATTTATTGGAGACGGATGCAAATGATTATTTCGTTGTGGATTTTGCAGGAGAAAAAATAGACATGACCGAAAGCGTTTATAAGAAAATCAATCATTGCTTGGATGAAGAAGTATTACTGGCAATCACATGCGGTGGTGAGCAGATCCTGGTCGCGCCGATTAGTTATGTATTACGGCCGGAAGGGTTATACCTCTACGCTTACGACGAGGACTATCTATTGATTGACATCTCTACAATTAAAAAAGCACAGTGTACGAAAATAGAATTTGAAAGAACATTTATTCCTTACAAAGAAAATACACAGTTCATTTTCAAATAA
- a CDS encoding MATE family efflux transporter → MKNNVYESQSINRLILTFSIPAIFSLLIEMMTAVVDTSFAGHLGSQSESALTAMGLLSPLMAVFVALQTLFAISTAIMISTYLGRNDKTKLNNYFQSGFIMTIVVSASTSFLVYLFMHSILSMLGAEAEVYELAQDYLRIIIISNIFSAIGYTLTSVIRAFGNPKAEAVIIVLSVVINVVGNAILTFGLELGMVGIALGTLLSEVVCALLAVMYLVKNQNWFTSNPISPKAFIAMSYNMFKIGFAQTTIQLLAGITAFIVNYQLLTVGGNAHIAMWNIANKMYMLLLMPIIGITQAVQTIIAYFNGKGDEDKNFSS, encoded by the coding sequence ATGAAAAATAACGTATATGAAAGCCAATCAATCAATAGACTCATCCTGACTTTCTCCATTCCAGCAATCTTTTCTTTACTCATAGAAATGATGACAGCGGTCGTGGACACTTCCTTTGCGGGGCACTTAGGTAGCCAAAGCGAAAGTGCATTGACCGCAATGGGGTTATTATCCCCACTGATGGCGGTATTCGTAGCACTTCAAACACTGTTTGCGATTTCTACAGCTATTATGATCTCTACATATTTAGGTCGAAACGACAAAACAAAACTGAATAATTATTTCCAGAGTGGCTTCATCATGACGATCGTCGTCAGCGCCAGTACGTCATTCCTCGTCTACTTATTCATGCACTCCATATTGTCGATGCTTGGTGCCGAGGCGGAAGTATACGAACTGGCGCAAGATTATTTACGCATTATCATAATCAGCAATATATTCAGTGCGATCGGGTATACGCTAACAAGTGTCATACGCGCATTCGGAAATCCAAAAGCGGAAGCCGTCATCATCGTTCTCTCTGTCGTCATCAACGTAGTAGGTAACGCCATCCTGACATTCGGTTTGGAGCTCGGAATGGTCGGGATCGCACTCGGTACACTCCTCAGTGAAGTAGTGTGCGCACTGCTGGCTGTCATGTATCTAGTGAAAAACCAGAACTGGTTTACATCCAACCCCATTTCACCAAAAGCGTTTATCGCAATGTCGTATAATATGTTCAAAATCGGATTTGCCCAAACGACGATTCAACTATTGGCAGGCATAACCGCATTCATCGTCAATTATCAGTTGCTGACAGTAGGCGGCAATGCACATATCGCGATGTGGAATATTGCCAATAAAATGTACATGCTACTATTGATGCCAATCATTGGTATCACACAAGCCGTTCAAACGATCATTGCGTACTTCAATGGAAAAGGCGATGAAGATAAAAACTTCTCGTCGTAA